GAGGCGATCGACCAGGCGGTCGGGCATCTCGTACGGCAGGGGCACCGGCGACTCGGCATGGTCGTGGGGCCGTCGGGCACCCCGAACGGCGACCCCCGCCTCGCTCTCTTCCGTGCCGCCGCCCGTCGGCACGGCCTGGAGCTGCCGGCCGATCTGGTCGTCCGGGGGAAGCACACCCGCGAAACCGGCGCCGCCGGCCTTCGCCGACTGATGGCCCGCCCGCAGCCCCCGACCGCCATCGCCTGCGTCAACGACCGCTCCGCCATCGGCGTGCTGGAAGCAGCCGAGGAGATGGGAATCAAGATCCCGTCCGACCTGGCGTTGATCGGCCATGACGACATCGAGGTCGCCTCCCTGGTACGTCCCCGGCTCTCCACGATCCGCTATCCCGCCTACGAGGTGGGGGCGACGTGCGGGCGTCTGCTCCTGGAGCGCCTGGACGGTCGCGTCGACCCGGTCCAGGTCGCCCTGCGCACCAGGCTCGTCCTGCGCGAATCCGCCTGACCCTCGCCGCGTACGGGTTCCGTACCACCGGTCCGCCGGCTCACGGTCTCCCGCCGGTCGCCTCCGAGGGGCGGATCCATCATGCGAGACAACGGACTTGACAGCCTCCGGCGTCTTCGAACTACGGTTGCGCAACCGATTGCGCAATCGATTGCGCGACGCCCGGGTCCCCGACGGATCGGACCAGTCCGCCCGCTTCACAGCCACCCGAACCGATGGGAACCCTCATGTCGCACGAGCTGCCAGTCGACGACCACGACGCGCCCCGCATGGTGCTGCCGGCCCCGCGAACGCCTTCTCTCCGTGACGCACCCGTCCTCAAGTGGGGCGTGGTCGCACCGGGCTGGATCGCCAACTACTTCGTCGAGGCGCTGCAGAAGTACACCGACCAGAAGGTGGTGGCCGTCGGCTCACGAGACGCCGGGCGCGCCCGCGCGTTCGCCGACCGCTTCGGCATCCCCTCCGCCTACGGCAGTTACGCGGAACTGGTCGAGGACCGTGACGTGGACATCGTCTACATCGCGTCCCCGCACTCGGGCCACTTCGAGCAGGCGATGCAGGCGATCGACGCGGGCCGGCACGTGCTCGTGGAGAAGGCGTTCACGCGCAACGCCGGCGAGGCCGAGCAGTTGATCGAAGCGGCCCGCAAGCGGGGGGTGTTCCTCATGGAGGCCATGTGGACACGCTTCCTGCCGCACATCGACGTGGTCCGTCAGGTGGTCGCGTCGGGACTGCTCGGCGAGGTGCAGACCGTCATCGCCGACCATGGCCTCCGGGTCGATCCGGACCCGGGGCACCGCCACTACGCGCCCGAACTGGCCGGTGGGGCGCTCCTGGATCTCGGCATCTATCCGGTCTCCTTCGCCTGGATGGTGCTCGGACCGTTCGCCTCGGTCACCGCGGTGGGCACCAAGGCGTTCACCGGCGTCGACGGCCAGGCGTCGATCGTCGTGACCGGCGGTTCCGGGGCGCACGGCGTACTGAACACGACGGTCTTCGCCCGTACTCCGACCACGGCGTCGGTCTCGGGAACCCGTGCGCGTCTGGAGATCGACGGCCACTTCTACGGACCGGCCGAGGTCCGCCTCATCGGCCGGGACCACGAGCTCCTCGACACCTTCGTCCCCGACCTGCTCGACGGCGGTCTCTGCTACCAGGCCGCCGAAGCCGCGCGGTGCATCGGTGCCGGACGGCTGGAGTCCGACCTGATGCCGCTCTCCGAGACATTGAGCATCATGCGTGTCCTGGACGGCGTCCGCCGCGATCTGGACGTGTCGTTCCCCGGCGAGTGAGGGGCGGTGGCACCGTGCTTGCGCGCCGTGCCACCGGTCCCGTTCCGTCGTTCACCCGTTGATGGCCTTGTCCCAGTTCTTCCTCACCGTATACAGGGCCTTGGTCAGCTGCGGGTCGGTGGGAAAGGTCGGCGGGCCGCCCTCGACCGTCGGCAGCCGCGCCGCCTTGTCCTTGTCGAGAGTGCCGTCCTTCGCCATGACGTCCATGAGCACGGGGCGGGCGTAGCCCGTCAGTCGCAGGTTCTGTCCGTGTGTGCTCGCGAGGTACTCCTGCCACAGGCGCGCGGCCGCCGGATGCGGAGCGTACTTGTTGACCGCCTGGGCGTAGTACTGCGAGAAGCTTCCGTCGAAGGGGATGGACACCTTCCAGCGCACAGCGGTGCCCCGCAGCTCGTCGATGTGCCGGAGGTTCAGGAAGTCCCACTCGATGCTGATGGGGGTCTCGCCGCGGACGATCGCCGCGGGGTTGGGGTTGCCGCGGTTGTAGTTTCCGACGTCGTCGAGTTTCGCGAAGAAGTCGATGCCCGGCTGGATGTCGTCGAAGGAGCCTCCGTTGGCCAGGGCGGCCGCGTACACGCCGGCGAAGGCCGACCCGGCCGTCGTGGGGTTGCCGTTGAGCGCGACCATCCCCCGGTACTCGGGCTTGAGCAGATCGGCGAAGGAGACGGGGCAGACAGGGACCCGGTTGTTGTCACAACCGATGGACACATAGCCGCCGTAGCTGTTGAACCAGGCGCCGTTCGGGTCCTTCTGGTTCGCCGCGATGCTGTCCCAGTCGGTGACCCGGTAGGGCGCCAGCAGGCCCTGGCGCGCG
This is a stretch of genomic DNA from Streptomyces sp. R44. It encodes these proteins:
- a CDS encoding Gfo/Idh/MocA family protein — its product is MSHELPVDDHDAPRMVLPAPRTPSLRDAPVLKWGVVAPGWIANYFVEALQKYTDQKVVAVGSRDAGRARAFADRFGIPSAYGSYAELVEDRDVDIVYIASPHSGHFEQAMQAIDAGRHVLVEKAFTRNAGEAEQLIEAARKRGVFLMEAMWTRFLPHIDVVRQVVASGLLGEVQTVIADHGLRVDPDPGHRHYAPELAGGALLDLGIYPVSFAWMVLGPFASVTAVGTKAFTGVDGQASIVVTGGSGAHGVLNTTVFARTPTTASVSGTRARLEIDGHFYGPAEVRLIGRDHELLDTFVPDLLDGGLCYQAAEAARCIGAGRLESDLMPLSETLSIMRVLDGVRRDLDVSFPGE
- a CDS encoding LacI family DNA-binding transcriptional regulator is translated as MEQQPVTMSEVARVAGVSVTTVSYVLSGKRPVAPATREAVQAAVAQLGFRLNTVAQSLRTGRSSTAALIIPDIANPFYAELARGLQDTLHEERLHVVVCNTNADRAEELSYLDDLLKRRIDGVVITPQWLTPDDLGPLRAAGIPVVISADSGLDDPDLDLVRADSREAIDQAVGHLVRQGHRRLGMVVGPSGTPNGDPRLALFRAAARRHGLELPADLVVRGKHTRETGAAGLRRLMARPQPPTAIACVNDRSAIGVLEAAEEMGIKIPSDLALIGHDDIEVASLVRPRLSTIRYPAYEVGATCGRLLLERLDGRVDPVQVALRTRLVLRESA
- a CDS encoding ABC transporter substrate-binding protein, whose amino-acid sequence is MVLGLGACGEKSEPVRVVPPAVAGSAEEAGGMDALVKAAQKEGTLHTTTLLRHWANYGGLMDGFTQKYGIKIVNSNPFGSSQQELDDIRKSRGKASAPDVLDLGDAFAQAGARQGLLAPYRVTDWDSIAANQKDPNGAWFNSYGGYVSIGCDNNRVPVCPVSFADLLKPEYRGMVALNGNPTTAGSAFAGVYAAALANGGSFDDIQPGIDFFAKLDDVGNYNRGNPNPAAIVRGETPISIEWDFLNLRHIDELRGTAVRWKVSIPFDGSFSQYYAQAVNKYAPHPAAARLWQEYLASTHGQNLRLTGYARPVLMDVMAKDGTLDKDKAARLPTVEGGPPTFPTDPQLTKALYTVRKNWDKAING